TTAAACAATCCTGACTGAATCCATGTGcaaaggagctgaaagctggAATTTGCACTGTGGAAGTGACTGAACCCGAGTCACTGACCAGCCAAAGCTCCCCAAAATCCTTGGATTTGGCTCTTTGGATCCTCTCTGCCAGAGTTACTAAATGTGCTGACAACCAGAAATGAGgttaaatgttaaatattttgttcaaCCACAAGGTGGGAATGGCACAGTAATGTCACCAAGGCCTATTACTGACTCCTAAATCCACCTGATTTGCAGGCAGCTGttgattttgctttctcttccccctACAGATGGCAGATGCCATGGAAATGATGATTTTAAGTATCCTtgctcctcagctgcactgTGAGTGGCGCTTACCCAGCTGGCAGGTTGCATTGCTCACCTCGGTAGGAAAAATATCTGACAGCTCCTGTCTTCCCTGAGGTTTTTTCCATCATTGTTATCCAGACATTTTGCTTTGTATCCCCCAAAATTCAATCTCTTTGTGGCACTTGCAGATTGCCTTCAGCTTGGAAGTTTATAGGagtttttaaaagagatttataggaggggtttttttaaaagattgaaGTAATGAAATTCGGTGACAACTGAGGGCACTTTGCAAGTTGCAGGCTCCAAGTTTCATGTAATTTCCAGGAGAATCTATGAATTCACTCAGATTCATCCTAAAATTCAAACtatttgattaattttaaaaagaacaatgaatttttattaccttgcttgaaattttttctctctccccacgTTTCAGCTCTCTGACAGACTGAGAGCCCTGAGAGAGAACAAACAGTTGATTTTTGAtattggactcaatgatctcagaggtcttttccagcccaaatgATTCTGGGATTATCCAGTGATCTTTGGAAGCAGAGATCTTTTAACACCACCTCCAAGTATGGTGCTGTGATTTTGGAATGCTGCAATGCCTTTAGGGATAAAAAAACAAATTTGGGACTCTTCTCTCAGCATAGGCCACTGGTAATGCAGGGATTTTattctctgcatttctttctcctttatttttcatgccCTTTGATTGTGTAAAATGGTAAAAATGCTCAGCAGATTGAAATGATGTCCTTGAATCTCATGAATGTCCTATCCCTGAATGCAGAGGGTCCTTCTTGCAGCTCAGCATGAGTGTGTCACCTCTGAAAAGGCTTCAGGGTATTTTCTTCCACACTTCAGTCTTTTCTAAACTTTCAAGGTGTAATTTTGTCTCCCTTCAAACCTGAGAGCTGCTGAGGATGGTGGTagggggctggaggagagctCTGCCATGCAGATCTCAACCAACAGCTCCTCTGCTTTTAttcaggaatattttccttGGAATTGGAGAGCTCTGTGTCTTCCAGGGCTGGACTCACAATGGGACAATACCAGTGTGCCCAGTCCAGCCCAAACTGGGACTGTCTGGGTTGTCACTGGTGGATCTTTTAATGCAAAGCTGACTTGAGGAGGCATTTTGTTGCTTGCCTGCTCCAACCCAAAgagaactggatgatctttaagatcctttccaaccccacCCATTCTCTGACCTCCTGCACATCTCACTCTGTTTTGGGCTGAAATGTCCTGGTTTCACTGGAAGTTTGTGTTCTGTGTCTGTCACACTGGAATTTTCACTTGTTGTtaagggaaggattttttttcctgctgtttcacAGGTGGTGTTTGTGGGAATGATGTCCAGCTCCACGCTCTGGGGAAACATTTCAGACCAGTATGGGAGGAAAACAGTAagtctgcagctcctgctgggataTATCCCAACATTTCTGCAGCGTGCACATTTCAGTGCaactggcacaggctgtccagagaagctgtggctgcccctggatccctggaagtgtccaaggccaggttggatggggcttggagcaacctgggatagtggatgctgtccctgcccatggcagggggtggcactggatgatctttaaggtcccttccaacccaacccattctagGATTTTGTGTTCCCAAATGTCCACATGTACAAAGCAGCATTAAGCACATCCAGGACTGAGCTCCTATGAAATACAAGGCATTTGAAGCTCTGTTTTACACTTTAATTTGTGTTACAGTGATTTTTAACTCTTGCTGAACGCAGGGCCTAAAGATCAGCGTGTTGTGGACTCTCTACTACGGAATCCTCAGTGGATTTGCTCCCATTTACAGCTGGATCCTGGTGCTGAGGGGCCTGGTGGGCTTTGGGATTGGAGGAGTGCCTCAGTCGTAAGTAAATATTCACAAATCCAAACTTCctcatttctatttctttcttacaAAATTCTCATGTCAAACTGAAGTCTTGTTTCTGTTCAGCGACCCCAACCCTTGGCCTTGTTGCAAGGCAGGTCATGACCTAAACACCAGCATTtagaggcagagctgagccctgaCTGTGATTGTAAAACCCCAGATTATTGTTCAGTCAGAGCCTGAACTTCCCCATCTCACCCTGAGCTGGAATTCCAAGCCCACCCAGCCCAAACCTGGAGCACTGGAGATGCTGGGATGGCTCAGAAGGAGAAGGCAGTGTCAGGATATTTCTCTATCCCTGTGTGGTTCCTTTCACTGAAGAGAGGGATCCATAAATTTTCCACCTGCAATAAATAACCCTGCCCATGGCTTTTAATTAGAAATGTAAAGGGAAGGGTACAGCCATTCTCTCTCTGGGTAGTCTTTTGTCCTTATCAATAATTGATATTTTGCCTTCTGGAGGTGCTGTtttggagcaggcagagcctgaCTTGGATTGATGGCTCACAGATTCCTTCCCAAAGCAAGTCAGTGGCTTTTCCATTGCCACTCCCAGATAAAAAATCCAGAGCTGCAGGTACATCCCAGCCAGGGCCACTTGACTTGGCTCACTGAGGTTGTGTCTTcatgagagaaaaaacagagcCAGTTACAGATCTCCAAGTGGATCCCATCCTCCCTGAGTCTGTTTCCTGTTCTGACTAGAACAAGGATTTATTTGACAGAGGGGTAAACATGGATGAAGCAGGATGAAAAGTAGTTCCTTTCTGATATCCTTAAGCAGGCTGTGTGATTTTGGAGGTGAGTGCCTGGATCTCCATGGAATGAGTGTCATTTCCTCCTCTGGATTGGCTCCAACAATTCCATGTCCTTCTTTTGTTAGGGTCATTCACCAGCTCCTGTTTTCTCTGCACTACAGAGGGACCTGAGCTACACTTCAAGACATGATTTGAGTTCCCTAAATCACTGCTTGAATGAGATAATGTGTGAAACTTTATACTTTCCATGAACTGAGTCCTGGGCAGCTCCTCAGAGATCAATCCACTCTTGAAGTTAGTAGGAATTTTGTCCCAAACCTCAAAGGAAGCCTGAGGAGTTTGGAGGCAGGAACAGGCTGAGTCAATGGAATGCAAACAGAGCAAAGCCAAGCCTTACCAGTTTGAAGGAGATGACAGAGCCTGGACTGGCTGCTGCCTGAATTCCCCCTCAGGAATtcctcctggagaagctctgcCATCACTCTTTGGCACAGGCATGAAAAAAAGCCTCAGTGGTTGCTCTTTGAATCCCACAATAAAagaatgcaaattattttatacCAGTGACATGAAAGTATTCCCCTCTTGGAGAATTGAACCCTGGCACAAGAGACTGATGGGAATTCTCTGAGCCAGTTGTAAAGTCCTGAAGGAATTCTTTATCCAGCAAGAGTTTGTGTTGAATTCTGATGGACCACACTGAAAATAGCAgataaaatggtattttaaatgGTGCtctggctcagagcagggctaCGAGAGCATAAGCATCAAGATCTGCATTTAACTGACAACTGTGGGGccacaaaaccacacaaaaagaACAGATTGTGTCCTCTCTTTCAGTGTTGGAGGGTTTGTTCTGGAGTGGAAGGGGAATGTGACCCAGTGTCAGAGCCTGGCTGGCTCTGGGGATAGGGAGAGCTTTGAGTTACTGCTCTGGGTTTAGCTCTTTAATTAAGAGGCAAAGGGGATTTTGAACCTCTGTCTGCTGTggcattttcctctctgtgctaACCTgatattttcctctctgttcccTCTTTTAGGGTAACTTTATATGCTGAATTCCTTCCAATGAAAGCCAgagcaaaatgcattttattaatAGAGGTGAGTAGCTGCATTCTGATCCTCGAGGGATAAATCCTTCTGTTGGTCACATCCCTTCCATCCTCCTGCCTGGAAATcccctcagagctgcagccagacctTGCCTGTCCACCTTGGTGTGGAGCTGAGTCACTCCTGAGCTCTGGGACCAGCCCAGctccaaaagcagcagaaatttttCTTGTCACACTCCACTCTTGGTGCTGAATTTGCCTTTTTCCAAATTAGTTTGCACCCAGGGCTGCAGAGTGAGCACAAGGTGGGAACTGGGTATCCATGATTTTGTGGTGAAACTCATCTCAGTGATGGATTTGGAGAGCTGACAGCCCCACAAATGCAGTGCTGAATTCAGCTCCACATCTTCATTCCAATGTGTCACAGTCACACGGGGCAGAATTTTGTCCTTGGAACATTTCAAGGCAGAATTGGCACCCCTGGAATTTCTCTCTCCAGCCATCcctgctgagcacagcctggAATGCTCCAAAGAGGAGGCCTTGGGGGCACTCCTATCCTCATTTTGTCGTTGGTTTTCCCTCTTCCAGGTGTTCTGGGCCCTTGGGACTGTGTTTGAAGTGCTCCTGGCAGTGGTGGTGATGCCCACACTCGGCTGGCGCTGGCTCCTCATCCTCTCTGCCCTTCCACTCCTGCTCTTTGCTGGCCTGTGTTTTGTAGGTATTCCTCAAGGATTCATGTGAATTCCTGCAATTCCCGCTCCTCTACCCCATTCTGTGACCCAGCTGAAGAAAATCAGGACAGTTTTGAGCTCTCTTCTgtgaaataactgaaataatgaccaaaaaatgcagtttcaaCAGGGTGCTGGGAAAAACATTCCAGAGAGAGCTGTGTTGATGTAACTGCTGGAGGACAATGGTGGGCTGGAATTTTGTGAAATCAGGCCTGGAACCCTCTCCAATTTAATGACTTTGTTTCAACTAAGCTCAGTGGAATCAGCATTTTACCAAAAGCTGTTGCTATTTCCCTAAATGCTCTTTTGATTTTGTCACTTTTAGAATCAATTTCTTGAACTTAAAAATCCTCCCAAATCAGGGACAGAATCTGCAGAGTGCAGGTGAGATTCCAGAATAAGTTAAACCTGAGCTTCAgtgatatattttttattttattatttattaggTGATATATTTGCCAATCACTCAGTCTCCTCATAGATAAATGTCCTTGTCAGGTGGTTTAGCACCTATAATTTCCCTTAATTTTTCAGGAATACCTCCAGTTATCCAGGTGCTCACAAGCTTGTTCTAAATTAAAAGGAGCTTAAACCCATAAATTTTGGAATGCCAGAATCTTGTTATCTGCCCTGGATGCTTTGCCATTCCTACAGGGAAGGGATCATGtcaaaaacctgcaaaaattCCCAACACTTCTCAAGGATAAACCCAGAGGAATGGAAGGGAAAGAGTTCTGAGGTCATGGGGAAAGTGGGGGGGTTGCAATTTTTAAAGCCTGATGAGATAATTCTTGGAATTCTTCAAGCTTAGTCCTGTAATCCTTTTGTTATGTGAGAATCTGCTGGAGTCACTGAGATTCCCCCGAGGAAAATCCCATTGCTGGTTGTGACACCCTCCTGTGTGTGTGACCTGCTTTGCTCCCTTAGTGGCTGCCAGAAAGTGCCAGGTATGATGTGTTATCTGGGAACCAGGAGAAAGCTCTGGCCACTTTGAAGAGGATAGCCACGGAAAATGGAGCTCCAATGCCCTTGGGAAAACTGGTGATTTCCAGACAGGTACGTGCAGGTCACAGTAACAGTGAAACTAGGGGTGTTTGTAAGCAAATAATCAATGTTCTGTTCAATTTTAAGGTCTCAGctaggcattaaaaaaaatgaggtttgaTCATTTCGGCCTCTTTCCCACTGAGGAAGAGGTGATTTCTCATTTGGAAgtaaaaagcagctttaaaatGGGCATTAATGTTATTTAACCTCACTGttatgaaagaaaaccaaaccttGAGGTTGCTGAAGAGCTCAGGTCAGAATTCCCGGATCTGAACTCGTGAGACAAGATGGAATTTGACACTTTAGCTGTCCCTCATCATCCAACTTCTGCTTGTTCCCAACAGGAGGACCGAGGCAAAATGAGGGACCTTTTCACCCCCCATTTCCGCTGGACCACGTTGTTGCTCTGGTTCATTTGGTAAGAGAAAACCTAAAGGttcagtgccagcacagctctaAATGGGGCTTATTGAAGGGATTTTACTCCAATCCAGCAACTTcctcctcagaaaaaaaaccaaccaaccaaaaaaaccccaacctgtATTGATTTGTAATTTATTCAACCACCCAATCATTCCCAAATTGCCCTTTAATTTTCTGATTGCTGAAACAGCTTTGAGGTAGGACTTCTGATTCgtggtgttttttttaagttggaCCAGCTGAAACTTCCTCTCTCATTTGCTTCCTTGCAGGTTttccaatgctttttcttattATGGGTTAGTTTTATTAACTACAGAGCTCTTCCAAGCAGGAGATGTTTGCAGCAGTGAGTATTGCTCcatcttttctttctacatATGTCCTGTTAAAACTGCTGGAAGATCTTTTATCAGATCACCTTCTGCTGGTATTTTGGGAAAGGAATGTGGTCGAgttttaagtttattttaaatgtttccacATCTCTGCCCACTGCAGAGAGATCCTGCAGTGGTTTTGAGCCCAAAATGTAAAACAGCAAGACAACCTTCAAGGCAGACCTGTTATCTGTTcttcttgatttaaaaaaaaagtgattgaATCAATATAAGTTTGCAGATTTGACAGGCCTAATTAGTTCTGAGAGAGAGAAACTGCTGCTCCTGTGGAGCTCCTGGGTTCTCAAGATGGGAAAACCTGCtgagaaaaaagagaatggTGGGAAATCGACATCCTTTGTGTTGCAgaatttttggggtggggggggaagaAAGGTGCTTTGACTCAGTTAAGAAGAGGCTTGAACAGTTTGATTCCCCAGGGGAGGAATGATTGCATTCAGAGCACTTGTAATTAGGGAAAACTGCCTGAAAGTTGGGAAATTATAAAAGGAGGGTGGGGAGCATTGGAGCAGCCCCAGATGCCAGGGTTGAAGAGCAGTGATGAGCTCTGAGAGCTCTGACTCAGTGTTGCCTCCCCAGAGAAGGATGCAGCCCTTAAAAACCCTTGGTTTTATAAGGACATGGGGTAATTCAGTATTCCCAGAGTGTGGGAAGTGTTGGGATCCCAATTTGTGTTGGGAGAAACTGAATTATTGGAATTAATTGTGTCCTGAGCCCTGGACTGGAAAATAATTCAGACTGTACAGCTGATAAGGAGATGGAATTTTCACTGAGCTGAGACATCCTGTCACAGAAAACATTATAATGATCCGTGTTTCCAGGTAAAATCACCAAGCATTGCTCTCCAATGCCCCTCTGACTCTgaattccatcccagcagcacatCAAGCATTCAGAAGAGGAATAACAATTAAATCAAAGGGGCAGGATCACTTGAATTTCTATCCCTAAACGACTTTCCAGAAGTATTTTAAAGGATGGTGGGTGCAGTGAATCCATGCCAGTCAGTGCATCCCTTCCTAAATTTCAGCAGTAAGAGTGATagagacacagcaggaaggTAAACAGGGAAGAGTTtgcttaaaatacattaaatatttgtgcttttttccctccagtaTCCAGCAGAAGGCAGGAAGTTAAAGCCAAGTGCAGCCTGACCTGTGAGTACCTGACAGAGGAAGATTACACTGACCTGCTCTGGACAACCCTGTCAGAATTCCCTGGTAAGGAGCGAGGAGAAGCCCCAGTTTTTCCTTGGAATGGCTCAGggtgtggcagcagcagtggaacTGGGATGTCTGGCCTGATGCTTCCCACAGCACTCAGAGCTCCTTGCTGTGGCTCTGGGTCCTCCCTGGCCTGGGATCACTCCATAAAAAATCAGTCATTGCTCTGGAATGGCCCCTCTGACTGTGGGTTCCTCTTCAGGAAGAGGAAAACCAACTAAATCCAAGAGGCAGAAACACTGGAATTTCTATCCATAAATGACTATCCAGAAGTATTTTCAAAGGATGATGGGTACAATGAATCCATGGAGACCTTGCTCCCTAAATCTCTGTGTCCAGCTTCAGTCCCGATCCTGTGATTTTCGGGCAATTCCAGTGAATTTCAGTGGACACTCTGGCATAGGGCAAGCAAAGTAGTGTGAAACAGCCACTGATCCCTCAGATCAGTGTTCATCTGATTGGAACAACACCACAGACAGGGATCAGGTGATTTTCACTCTTCTGGATCATAATTTCAGGGCTAAAAGCTCAGGGAGAAGCCATTTAATTAATGATAATTTGCAAGGATGACTGATAAATATGCACAGTCATTCCTAAGAGGAGTGTGCTGCCAAACAGACATTTTGGGAAGGATTCCCAGAAAAAGGAGTGTGTACCTTGGAGTGGTGCTGGGCTGAAAGGTCTGGTTTGATCCTCACACTGAGGGGGGAGTGAGAAATATTGACAGGATAGCTCTGCATGTGACACTGATGCTGGAATAATCCTCACTCCTGCTGTGCATCAGCCTTCAAAAGGATCTGGGAAAATTGCATTGGAGGGAAGACATAACAATGTGAGATTTACTGAGCTTGATCTATCTCCTAtcaaaaagcagctgagaaatAATTCAGTGGCAACAGCTAAATAACAGAATAGAAACAAAATACCATGTTCTAAGGAGCCCTTCCATCCAGCAGGGAATAATGGCCAGAAGTTGAACAAAAGTTCTTCCAGTGAGCCATAAGCAGGTGTTTTAGGCATTCACATCAGTAATCCCTGGATGGGAGTGTGGATTTGTGGATCTGGGAGCATGGAGCAGGACTCAGCAGCTGGGACACGGAATTCCTGTTTCACATGACACCAGTAGCAATCCATCCtacagccctgcctggggccAGCGAAGGGTTGGAAAGAGAGACCAAAATTTCCAATCTAAACCACCCAGGCTGTGTTAAATCTGCTGCAGCCCCACTTTGCTCGATTCCCAAGGGTCTCCTGCTCTCTTCCCACAGGTGTGTTGGTGACCCTGTGGATCATCGACCGCATCGGCCGCAAGAAAACCATGGCCCTGTCCTTCCTTGTcttctccttttgcagcctccTGCTCTTTCTCTGCATTGGAAGGTGAGTCTAGCACAGGGAACAACTGGAGTATTGGATTCATCCATGTTCTCTCTTGTTTGTGGTGGGAGAACTGGGAGTGGTGGTTTGAAAAGCTGTGGGATGGTCGTGCTCAGCTGGAGAAAGATTTAAGGCTGGGGTTGGGTTTTCTCACCGGAGTTTGGGAGGGAAATAAAAGTGAATGCCAAGTGAACCCAGCAGATTGTACTGGACGTTCCCAAACTCtgctctcctctttcttctcacAGAAATGTTCTTACTGTGCTGCTCTTCATTGCAAGAGCTTTTATTTCAGGAGGATTTCAGGCTGCCTATGTTTACACCCCTGAGGTAAGGGGGATGTTGTGGTGATGGGAATATTTAAGGGGAGTGAGAACAGGGTGGGACATTCATTTTGATGACCTGCTCCCAATGAACCTCACCCCAGATTGGAGTTGATCCCATTGTCACTGTCTAACAGAATGTGCTGTGGCACCACTTACTAATTCCCATTAGGAGTGGAAGGAGGAGAACTTCCCACTGGGATTGATGGGATGATGCTTTCTCCACAGGTTTATCCCACAGCCACACGTGCTTTGGGCCTGGGAACGTGCAGTGGAATGGCCAGAGTGGGAGCCCTCATAACCCCGTTCATTGCACAGGTAAATCCCTTCTCCTCTGAGATTGGAGGCACAGGaagcttggacttgatgatcttgaaggtcttttccagctttaacaattccatgattctgtgaaggtGATGGAGAACCTGCTtttcttccactatcccaggttgctccaagccccatccaaacacttccagggatggggcagccacagcttctttgggcagcctgtgccagtgcctcccACTTCCTAAAATCCAGTCTAATCCTGTCCTCTGAGAGTTTAAAACCACTGTTCCTTGTCCTGGCACTATCTATAAAAtgtccctctccctccttgcCAGAAGCTTCAAGTTAAACTCTTTCCCCAGTTCTACAATTACAATTTCTGTTGTTCCATCAGTGTCTGTATTTCCATGCTGAGGTGCTGTTTTGCATTCCCTGCCTTTTTCCTGCAGGTGATGTTGGAATCCTCAGTCTATCTGACTCTGGTGGTTTACagtggctgctgcctgctggctgCCCTGGCCTCCTGCTTCCTGCCCATCGAGACCAAGGGCCGTGGCCTCCAGGAGTCCAGCCACAAGGAATGGGGCCAGGAGATGGTGGGCAGAGGATCTCATTCCCCAGGGGAGTCACAGGAATGAGGGGACGTGGAAACCTGCTGGAAGAATGAAGGAAAGGAGCAAAATGTCTCACAAAACCTCCGAGCCTGAAGCATGGAAAGCTGACCACCATCACTGCCAACGTCACGTGTCAAACTGCAGGAGTTTGGGGTTGAACCTCAGCAAAttgtgtttctgctgctctttgctcaCACTCATAAAAACTTTCTGGACGGAGAGGCCTTTGATCCAAATATCCTTGGAAGTTTAGCAGGAGGGGTTTCTCTTCAGTCTGTCGTGCTTGCATGGTCAGCTCTTCAGCTTAAAATGTCCCGTGCCAAGCAAATGCCAAGTGACTGCAGCCCAGCATCAGCTGTCATTAAAACACTGAGCTCTTGATGCCTAAAACCAAGAGGTTCATACTTAGTGTGGCcctggcctggcacagggtggaTTCCATACCCTACACTATGGATTGAATGCCTGCCTTGCACTTTTAGCCatcaaaaccaccaccaaaatgTGGTTCTGGCAAACCGACCCGGGCTTTCCAGTTGGGTTCTGTTCCTGGAGAATTAATAGGAGTGGATTGCTTGGGAAGTAATTCCTGCCTGTTTCTCCCATCCCAGGTGGGTAGTTGGAGCAGGGAGGGTGGTgtttgctgcagagctgggacctTGTAGCAGAAATGTAAATCACAgagtcattaaggttggaaaagacctccaagctTATCAAGTCCAATATATAAATCCTCGTGGTTTGGAGCAGAATTGGACTtctctggcactgccagggactTTGAGCTCTCTGCCTGTTGTTGGAGTGGGGAGGTTCTCGCTCCTGTGGTTCTCTGCATGGATCCAggtgtgtccctgctctgtttCCTGGGCACATCCTCACGGTGGGGTGGCCCCAACTGGAGTCGGAAGCGCTGCCTTTGGGATGGAGCCACTCCCTGACAGCTGGGCAGGACTTTTCCT
The DNA window shown above is from Corvus hawaiiensis isolate bCorHaw1 chromosome 18, bCorHaw1.pri.cur, whole genome shotgun sequence and carries:
- the LOC125335285 gene encoding synaptic vesicle 2-related protein isoform X1, with the translated sequence MRRNLDAASRLTKQSSKLEKTPGRIHPRFCGFRVVKFRRTGESSRSDEDGISGEHEVQIEGVRTELEPVELGDGAAVPKEFANPTDDTFMVEDAVEAIGFGKFQWKLSVITGLAWMADAMEMMILSILAPQLHCEWRLPSWQVALLTSVVFVGMMSSSTLWGNISDQYGRKTGLKISVLWTLYYGILSGFAPIYSWILVLRGLVGFGIGGVPQSVTLYAEFLPMKARAKCILLIEVFWALGTVFEVLLAVVVMPTLGWRWLLILSALPLLLFAGLCFWLPESARYDVLSGNQEKALATLKRIATENGAPMPLGKLVISRQEDRGKMRDLFTPHFRWTTLLLWFIWFSNAFSYYGLVLLTTELFQAGDVCSISSRRQEVKAKCSLTCEYLTEEDYTDLLWTTLSEFPGVLVTLWIIDRIGRKKTMALSFLVFSFCSLLLFLCIGRNVLTVLLFIARAFISGGFQAAYVYTPEVYPTATRALGLGTCSGMARVGALITPFIAQVMLESSVYLTLVVYSGCCLLAALASCFLPIETKGRGLQESSHKEWGQEMVGRGSHSPGESQE
- the LOC125335285 gene encoding synaptic vesicle 2-related protein isoform X2, producing MEEDLFQLKQLPVVKFRRTGESSRSDEDGISGEHEVQIEGVRTELEPVELGDGAAVPKEFANPTDDTFMVEDAVEAIGFGKFQWKLSVITGLAWMADAMEMMILSILAPQLHCEWRLPSWQVALLTSVVFVGMMSSSTLWGNISDQYGRKTGLKISVLWTLYYGILSGFAPIYSWILVLRGLVGFGIGGVPQSVTLYAEFLPMKARAKCILLIEVFWALGTVFEVLLAVVVMPTLGWRWLLILSALPLLLFAGLCFWLPESARYDVLSGNQEKALATLKRIATENGAPMPLGKLVISRQEDRGKMRDLFTPHFRWTTLLLWFIWFSNAFSYYGLVLLTTELFQAGDVCSISSRRQEVKAKCSLTCEYLTEEDYTDLLWTTLSEFPGVLVTLWIIDRIGRKKTMALSFLVFSFCSLLLFLCIGRNVLTVLLFIARAFISGGFQAAYVYTPEVYPTATRALGLGTCSGMARVGALITPFIAQVMLESSVYLTLVVYSGCCLLAALASCFLPIETKGRGLQESSHKEWGQEMVGRGSHSPGESQE